Proteins co-encoded in one Leucobacter exalbidus genomic window:
- a CDS encoding SCO6880 family protein, whose product MSKDYDDQRAGDLVPVKFSRLTRRGVLLGLSLSQLIALGVGVGSLVWAFYAGGGMLIAFSAPVWLSAAATVWIRISGRAIVEWIPVVFWWLWKATGGQLLYRRRVVRPRPAGSLALPGDVARLREYEDPITGAGMVHDPTASTLTAIVAVAHPAFVLLDPGEQDRRVSSWGRVLATVCRSGRLSMLQVLERTLPDSGTGLAEWWASHGNANGSWASTTYAELIERAGPAGERHATTLSLSLDMHAAARQIRTAGGSIRGAAAVLRQEMSTLIAALRSADLAPSDWLSCGEIAVILRSAYDPAIAATLERHGELGQSLATAGPVAVNESWSRLRTDSAFHAVLWISEWPRSMVYPGFLAPLLLSSGIQRSFSLMCTPMRSDQAARDIRKKKTEYISDAAQRQRIGQIEDASQTAEFQDVLQQEADLTAGHGILRYTGLISVSARTADELDAAVAAIEQAAIQASCETRLLVGQQAQAFTAAALPLCRVV is encoded by the coding sequence ATGTCGAAGGACTACGACGATCAACGAGCCGGTGATCTCGTCCCGGTGAAGTTCTCCCGGCTGACGCGACGAGGCGTCCTGCTTGGCCTGTCACTCTCGCAGCTGATCGCACTCGGAGTTGGCGTCGGCTCACTGGTGTGGGCGTTCTACGCCGGAGGCGGCATGCTCATCGCGTTCTCGGCACCCGTGTGGCTCTCCGCCGCGGCGACGGTGTGGATCCGGATCTCTGGACGGGCGATCGTCGAATGGATCCCGGTCGTTTTCTGGTGGCTCTGGAAGGCCACCGGCGGCCAGTTGCTCTATCGGCGGCGCGTTGTGAGGCCACGGCCTGCGGGTTCGCTCGCGCTACCCGGCGACGTGGCGCGGCTGCGTGAGTATGAGGATCCGATCACGGGCGCCGGGATGGTTCATGACCCGACCGCGAGCACTCTCACAGCCATCGTTGCCGTCGCGCACCCAGCATTCGTGCTCCTCGATCCCGGCGAGCAGGATCGGCGCGTCAGCTCTTGGGGTCGTGTGCTCGCAACCGTGTGTAGGTCTGGTCGACTCTCGATGCTGCAAGTACTTGAGCGCACGCTGCCAGATTCTGGCACGGGGCTCGCTGAATGGTGGGCGTCACATGGCAACGCCAATGGTTCATGGGCGTCAACGACGTACGCCGAACTGATTGAGCGCGCCGGGCCCGCGGGTGAGCGCCACGCTACGACGCTCTCACTTTCGCTCGATATGCACGCAGCGGCTCGGCAAATCCGCACTGCCGGTGGCAGCATTCGCGGTGCTGCAGCCGTGCTTCGCCAAGAAATGTCCACGCTGATCGCTGCACTGCGATCAGCCGACCTGGCTCCGTCGGATTGGTTGTCGTGCGGCGAGATCGCTGTGATCCTGCGTTCCGCGTATGACCCCGCAATCGCAGCGACGCTCGAACGCCACGGTGAACTCGGCCAGTCACTTGCCACCGCGGGGCCAGTCGCCGTGAACGAGTCATGGTCTAGGCTGCGCACAGACTCCGCATTCCATGCGGTGCTGTGGATCTCGGAGTGGCCCCGCTCGATGGTCTACCCGGGGTTCTTGGCGCCGTTGCTCCTTTCATCTGGGATCCAGCGATCCTTCTCGCTGATGTGCACCCCGATGCGCTCTGACCAGGCTGCGCGCGACATCCGAAAGAAGAAGACGGAGTATATCTCAGACGCAGCTCAGCGCCAACGCATCGGCCAGATCGAAGATGCTTCGCAGACCGCCGAGTTTCAGGATGTTCTCCAGCAGGAAGCCGACCTCACCGCTGGACACGGCATCTTGCGCTACACCGGCCTCATCTCGGTCTCAGCACGAACGGCCGACGAACTCGACGCCGCAGTCGCCGCGATCGAGCAAGCCGCGATCCAGGCTTCGTGTGAGACCCGTCTCCTCGTCGGTCAGCAAGCTCAGGCCTTCACCGCCGCGGCGCTGCCGCTGTGTCGAGTGGTGTGA
- a CDS encoding conjugal transfer protein TrbL yields the protein MSVCDIPVISNVCDAVGEGAATLVSAPFDWLASTMGQAAGWLIEAMWTVFDSTTLVDVQSEGYLDVYNLLFGIGVFIVLLFFCFQLVLGLIRREPAALSRAALGAAKAVLGSFVVITLTATALEIVDQLCIGVVQAAGETTETMGDKIALLTAGLTTINIAAPGVGAIVTIFLAGMMICAVAIVWFSLLIRKALLLVAIVLAPIAFAGAAWDVTRGWIGKWAAFVVALIISKLVLVVVFLIAITQVSTPIEADLSSVTEPISGIVLLFIAAFAPYMVYRFISFLGFDLYHAMGSEQEAKSAVNRPVPVPSKPQSDGVKKVLDGGSGGGATPNATSAATGAPSTSASAAGSGAGSGAGASGAAVAAGPAAAVVIGAEVIKGAATAGPQLGGAVAGTAESATAGADGSGATSAAPHSTPQPPAPRTDPAPPSSQPPQPRTVGKE from the coding sequence ATGAGTGTCTGCGATATCCCCGTCATATCCAACGTCTGCGATGCCGTCGGCGAAGGCGCCGCAACCTTGGTGTCGGCCCCTTTTGACTGGCTCGCCTCCACGATGGGTCAAGCCGCGGGCTGGCTAATCGAAGCCATGTGGACAGTCTTTGACAGCACGACCCTCGTGGACGTCCAATCCGAGGGCTACCTCGACGTCTACAACCTGCTCTTTGGCATCGGTGTCTTCATCGTCTTGCTGTTTTTCTGCTTCCAGCTCGTCCTCGGCCTCATCAGACGGGAGCCCGCCGCGCTCTCACGCGCAGCACTCGGCGCAGCCAAAGCCGTTCTCGGCTCCTTCGTCGTCATCACGTTGACGGCAACTGCTCTGGAGATTGTGGATCAGTTGTGCATCGGTGTCGTCCAGGCGGCAGGAGAAACCACCGAAACTATGGGCGATAAGATCGCGCTCCTCACCGCCGGGCTCACCACAATCAACATCGCGGCTCCAGGCGTCGGCGCGATCGTTACGATCTTCCTCGCCGGGATGATGATCTGTGCGGTCGCGATTGTCTGGTTCTCGCTCCTGATCCGTAAAGCGTTGTTGCTCGTTGCGATCGTGCTCGCACCCATCGCATTCGCTGGAGCGGCCTGGGATGTCACCCGCGGATGGATCGGTAAATGGGCCGCGTTCGTTGTCGCGCTCATCATCTCCAAACTCGTCCTCGTCGTCGTGTTCCTCATCGCGATCACGCAGGTCTCAACGCCGATTGAGGCCGATTTGTCTTCCGTGACTGAACCGATCTCAGGCATCGTGCTGCTGTTCATTGCAGCCTTCGCGCCATACATGGTCTACCGGTTCATCTCGTTCCTCGGCTTCGATCTTTACCACGCGATGGGAAGCGAGCAAGAAGCAAAGAGCGCCGTGAACCGGCCCGTGCCCGTGCCGTCGAAACCGCAGAGCGACGGAGTCAAGAAGGTGCTCGATGGTGGCTCCGGCGGCGGTGCGACACCGAACGCCACTTCCGCAGCAACCGGTGCGCCCAGCACCTCTGCTTCGGCCGCCGGTTCGGGTGCAGGATCCGGCGCGGGGGCCAGTGGTGCTGCCGTGGCTGCCGGACCCGCGGCAGCGGTCGTTATCGGCGCGGAGGTCATCAAAGGTGCCGCGACTGCCGGACCTCAGCTCGGGGGTGCTGTTGCTGGGACGGCCGAATCAGCTACCGCTGGTGCGGATGGCTCGGGCGCGACTTCTGCCGCACCTCATTCAACGCCTCAGCCTCCCGCGCCTCGAACCGATCCTGCACCGCCCAGCAGCCAGCCTCCACAGCCGCGCACGGTAGGAAAGGAATAG
- a CDS encoding DUF6112 family protein, with the protein MDIDITPNDSGLPGIAQLRTIVGAVMTVGLILSVLALIISAIVWGFGSNSSNPHLAGRGKLGVLISCGAAVICGASVTLINFFWNVGQQV; encoded by the coding sequence ATGGACATCGACATCACACCGAATGACTCCGGTCTGCCGGGGATCGCGCAATTGCGCACCATTGTCGGTGCCGTCATGACTGTCGGGCTCATCCTTTCCGTACTCGCGCTGATTATCTCCGCGATCGTGTGGGGGTTCGGATCGAACTCGTCCAATCCACATCTCGCAGGTCGCGGCAAGCTCGGCGTACTCATCTCGTGTGGTGCGGCAGTCATCTGCGGCGCATCCGTGACCTTGATCAATTTCTTCTGGAACGTCGGACAGCAGGTCTGA
- a CDS encoding DUF6112 family protein, translating to MNVFPDFGSLSGIGDLKVVIGAMLTIILIVAVLMIIVSAIIWAISTSSGNPAVAAKARAGVFVALGAAILAGGGVTWLNWLIHLGEQL from the coding sequence ATGAATGTGTTTCCAGACTTCGGCAGCTTGAGTGGCATCGGTGATCTCAAAGTTGTCATCGGAGCGATGCTCACGATCATCCTCATAGTCGCCGTCCTCATGATCATCGTCAGCGCAATCATCTGGGCAATCTCGACTTCCAGCGGCAACCCCGCGGTCGCGGCTAAGGCACGCGCGGGGGTCTTCGTAGCTCTGGGAGCCGCGATCCTCGCAGGTGGCGGTGTGACCTGGCTGAACTGGCTCATTCATCTGGGCGAGCAATTGTAG